Part of the Gemmatimonadetes bacterium SCN 70-22 genome is shown below.
TGGGAACGGATTGGGTTGGGGGGTGGGAGGCGGTCGGTGTAGTGTTGTCGTAGGGGGGGGCCCCCCGCTCGCTGCGCCCCGCCGCCACCCGCTCCGACGCGATCGCACTCCCCTCCCCTCCCTCCCACGCCTCCCCTCGCCCGGCCTGGGCCAGGTTCACGATCTCGACCTCGGGGAGCACCCCTCCCCCCACGCGGTCGGGGAGCGAGATGAGGGTGTACTTCCCCTCTCGTGCCAGGACCCAGCTCTCCAGGCTCGGCGTGGCGCTCCCCAGCACCGTCACCGCCCCCTCGTGCCGCGCCCGCACGATGGCCACGTCCCGCGCGTGATAGCGCGGCGTCTCGTTCTGCTTGTAGCTGGTCTCGTGCTCCTCGTCGACGATGATCGCCCCCACGTCGTCGAGCGGGGCGAAGATCGCCGAGCGGGCGCCGACGGCGATCCGCTTGTCGCCGCGCCGCAGCGCCCGCCACGCGTCCAGCCGCTCGCCGTCACTAAGCGCCGAGTGCAGCACGGCGACGCGGTCGCCGAAGACGCCGCGGAAGCGGTCGACGGTCTGCGGGGTGAGGGCGATCTCAGGGACGAGGACGATGGCCGAGCGCCCTCCCTGGTCGACCACCCGGCGCAGGACCTCGAGGTAGACCAGCGTCTTCCCGCTCCCCGTCACCCCGTGCAGGAGGAAGACGTCGCCCCGGGCCCCGGCGGTGATGCGGCCGATCGCCGCCTGCTGTGCATGTGTAGCCTGGTGCAGCGCATGCGGAGTCCCGATGCGCGTGGCAAAGGGGTCGCGGTCCACGGCCTCGCGCTCCACCCGCACCACCCCGCGCTGCACGAGCGCCTCGATGACCCCGTCCGATACGCCGAGCCGCTCGACGACGTGCGCGACACTCGCCCGCCCCCCGGCCGCCTCGAGGAACTCGTACAGCTCGCGCTGCCGCTTCGCGCGCCTGAAGAGGGCATCGCGCGCCAT
Proteins encoded:
- a CDS encoding primosomal protein N', with translation MPVVSPRRLVDVALPVPVFRTFSYAVEGELEHLPVVGSRVVVPWRNRAEVGIVVATDVAPVEGVAYKPVRAVPEATPAVGGALLATCQWLADHYVAPLGLALRSALPAALTGPGAPSPPGKTRRTLVVTSTIESLMARDALFRRAKRQRELYEFLEAAGGRASVAHVVERLGVSDGVIEALVQRGVVRVEREAVDRDPFATRIGTPHALHQATHAQQAAIGRITAGARGDVFLLHGVTGSGKTLVYLEVLRRVVDQGGRSAIVLVPEIALTPQTVDRFRGVFGDRVAVLHSALSDGERLDAWRALRRGDKRIAVGARSAIFAPLDDVGAIIVDEEHETSYKQNETPRYHARDVAIVRARHEGAVTVLGSATPSLESWVLAREGKYTLISLPDRVGGGVLPEVEIVNLAQAGRGEAWEGGEGSAIASERVAAGRSERGAPPYDNTTPTASHPPTQSVP